The following proteins are co-located in the uncultured Tolumonas sp. genome:
- a CDS encoding AAA family ATPase: MKILAVRGENLASLTHPFDIDFTQGRLSDSGLFAITGNTGAGKSTILDAICLALYDQIARFPSNKKNMAEIGRADDSERLKANDVRLILSRGAFSGYAEVEFSGRDGQRYCARWSVRRARNRPDGKCQKQERSLRQLSEGGVTYAGGQRDVQSQIEEKIGLNWEQFRRAVILPQGDFAAFLKASMDERSALLERMTGTEHYSQLSVAAYERAKTERQQLATLEEKIGDQPQFSQDDRDNLLWQFNNLSLQQKQLTQKLSLLQEWQGMQFRLQELQGVTEESRQQLQTVLAEWQAQEAHRQQLALLEKAQVARPEHEQLDRTVIELQQVTETLQRQQQQLSQHLELEQPLQQQYQQVLQQRDGGEAEYAVVQREIRQARELDNSLSERQQQVEQAAQQLLALQADTAVQQQVREQQQHTLRQLQQQRSELQVWLAENSHWQRQAQQQQPLLKAMQDFLGEQQRWQQQNQQIAIFQRQLRELEQAQIIVQGHFQHQQEALQAINLRLQQEGTPQEWQSLQQLHSRWQEAQSLAERCHHLKGLAEQVILSQRQRAELVQRLQLAQQALQQITLRQQAIQPELDDLRAQLKEVHHTLKQALLRSQLQDYRGYLVDNEPCPLCGSSHHPYQHEMVTDSLLQQLERQQLFLQQQLEKGQVEAAQLQEAELQTQRAGKELERQLIQLDEALQTQALQWQALRQAHTSLLPAWPEDDSQWLPLAVLLAQLQHQQGVQAGELHQQYELARAQFERQQQLLAQQEKISQQAQLHERELMELRRQSGMQQSAFEQLQQQQSALLLRLQQSELSLEEQLAPLDWRPHLNLQQGEIWLQGWLTCCQEYQQVEQRWNSIEQQYQQLHSALSVQNSRLQTLQEQLQLRQQELQRIQADYQQTLAMRQQCLNGQAAEPLEQQWLQRLQQNRQLAEQQQQQLQQWQEQRIALQSQVASQQHHLEQLQAQQRTLLRSTMQQQQKLNLTEYEIRQLLIVPIEHVRLQREQLAHLDELLTQAKTRLQEREQQIELQLKRCEALQQAQPEWAMLDLNQLIARQQEMTLHLQDLDQLLFDIKRLQLQAEEAAVTQAELQQAYQAQLQISDRWQQLSDLIGSASGAKFRTFAQSLTLEQLLGLANLHLAELAPRYQLQRVPGTDLALQVIDRDMGDDIRAVESLSGGESFLVSLALALGLSSLSSHDTRIESLFIDEGFGTLDPESLDTAIASLDALQAAGRQVGVISHVQTLVERIGVQIKVQSMGGGESRIVLP, from the coding sequence ATGAAAATACTTGCGGTTCGTGGTGAAAACCTCGCTAGTTTAACTCATCCCTTCGATATCGATTTTACGCAAGGTCGCTTGAGCGACAGCGGCCTGTTTGCGATCACCGGTAATACCGGGGCGGGGAAAAGCACCATTTTGGACGCGATTTGTCTGGCGTTATATGACCAGATCGCGCGTTTCCCATCAAATAAGAAAAACATGGCGGAAATTGGCCGCGCTGATGATAGTGAGCGGTTAAAAGCCAACGATGTGCGCCTGATCTTAAGTCGTGGAGCATTCTCCGGTTATGCCGAGGTTGAATTTTCAGGTCGCGATGGTCAGCGTTATTGCGCGCGCTGGTCGGTACGTCGGGCGCGTAATCGCCCGGATGGCAAGTGTCAGAAACAAGAACGTTCGTTGCGCCAGTTATCTGAAGGCGGTGTTACCTATGCCGGTGGCCAGCGTGATGTGCAAAGCCAGATTGAGGAAAAAATTGGCCTGAACTGGGAGCAGTTTCGGCGCGCCGTGATTTTACCACAAGGTGACTTTGCCGCATTTCTGAAGGCCAGTATGGATGAACGCTCAGCATTGTTGGAGCGCATGACAGGCACGGAACATTATTCGCAACTCTCTGTGGCGGCGTATGAACGGGCCAAAACGGAGCGCCAGCAATTAGCCACACTCGAAGAGAAGATTGGCGATCAACCACAGTTCAGTCAGGACGATCGCGATAATCTGTTATGGCAATTTAATAATTTGTCATTGCAACAAAAGCAGTTAACTCAGAAACTCAGTTTGTTGCAAGAATGGCAGGGCATGCAATTCCGCCTGCAAGAGTTACAAGGTGTCACAGAGGAATCGCGCCAGCAATTACAAACCGTACTGGCGGAATGGCAGGCGCAGGAAGCCCACCGTCAACAACTGGCATTATTGGAAAAAGCACAAGTTGCACGGCCGGAACATGAACAGCTAGATCGCACGGTTATTGAATTACAGCAAGTCACGGAAACCTTGCAGCGCCAGCAACAGCAGCTTTCCCAACATCTGGAATTAGAGCAGCCATTACAACAGCAATATCAGCAAGTGCTGCAGCAACGTGATGGTGGCGAAGCTGAATATGCTGTGGTGCAGCGTGAGATCCGGCAGGCGCGCGAACTGGATAACTCGTTATCTGAGCGACAACAACAAGTCGAACAGGCAGCCCAGCAGTTATTGGCGCTGCAGGCTGACACTGCGGTGCAACAGCAAGTGCGCGAGCAGCAGCAACACACCTTGCGGCAGCTCCAGCAGCAACGCTCAGAGTTACAGGTTTGGTTAGCAGAAAACAGCCATTGGCAGCGTCAGGCGCAGCAGCAGCAACCATTGCTAAAAGCGATGCAAGATTTTCTGGGCGAACAGCAACGCTGGCAACAACAGAACCAACAGATTGCTATTTTTCAGCGGCAGTTGCGTGAGTTAGAGCAGGCACAAATTATTGTGCAGGGCCATTTTCAGCATCAACAAGAAGCGTTGCAGGCCATTAATCTGCGTTTACAACAAGAAGGTACACCGCAGGAGTGGCAGTCGTTACAACAGTTGCACAGCCGTTGGCAGGAAGCGCAGAGTCTGGCGGAACGTTGTCATCATCTGAAAGGGTTGGCTGAACAGGTAATCTTAAGCCAGCGACAACGAGCCGAATTAGTTCAGCGGTTGCAATTAGCACAGCAAGCATTGCAGCAAATCACGCTACGTCAGCAAGCGATTCAACCGGAATTAGATGATTTACGTGCGCAATTGAAAGAGGTGCATCACACGCTGAAACAAGCGTTGTTACGTAGCCAATTGCAGGATTACCGTGGTTATCTGGTTGATAACGAGCCGTGTCCACTATGTGGTTCTAGCCACCATCCTTATCAGCATGAGATGGTCACGGACAGTCTGTTACAACAGTTAGAACGTCAGCAACTTTTCCTGCAGCAGCAATTAGAAAAAGGGCAGGTGGAAGCCGCACAATTACAGGAAGCGGAATTACAAACGCAACGGGCTGGAAAAGAGCTGGAGCGTCAGCTTATCCAATTGGATGAAGCTTTACAGACACAAGCATTGCAATGGCAAGCGCTGCGTCAGGCTCATACCTCGCTGCTTCCTGCATGGCCGGAAGATGACAGTCAGTGGTTGCCATTGGCAGTTTTGCTGGCGCAATTGCAGCATCAGCAAGGTGTGCAAGCCGGTGAGTTGCATCAGCAATATGAATTAGCCCGCGCGCAATTTGAGCGTCAGCAACAACTATTGGCTCAGCAGGAAAAAATCAGCCAGCAGGCGCAATTGCATGAGCGTGAGTTAATGGAATTACGCCGTCAGAGCGGCATGCAACAAAGTGCGTTTGAACAGTTACAGCAACAACAATCCGCGTTACTTTTACGTTTACAGCAAAGTGAATTGTCACTGGAAGAACAACTGGCCCCGTTGGACTGGCGCCCGCATCTGAACTTACAACAGGGCGAAATCTGGTTACAAGGCTGGCTAACATGCTGTCAGGAATATCAACAAGTAGAACAGCGCTGGAATTCAATCGAACAACAATATCAGCAATTACATTCCGCGCTATCAGTGCAAAACAGCCGTTTGCAAACACTGCAGGAACAACTGCAACTGCGTCAGCAAGAGTTGCAACGTATTCAGGCAGATTATCAACAAACACTGGCAATGCGTCAGCAATGTCTAAACGGTCAGGCGGCCGAGCCGTTAGAACAACAATGGCTTCAGCGTCTGCAACAAAACAGGCAATTGGCGGAGCAGCAACAGCAGCAACTGCAACAATGGCAGGAACAACGGATCGCCTTGCAATCGCAAGTGGCCAGCCAACAACACCATTTGGAACAACTGCAGGCTCAGCAGCGCACGTTATTGCGCAGCACCATGCAGCAGCAGCAAAAATTAAATTTAACCGAATATGAGATCCGCCAGCTGTTAATTGTGCCAATAGAACATGTGCGTTTGCAGCGCGAACAATTGGCACATTTAGATGAGCTACTCACGCAGGCCAAAACACGGTTGCAGGAACGTGAGCAACAGATCGAGCTCCAGCTCAAACGTTGTGAGGCGTTACAACAAGCCCAGCCCGAGTGGGCAATGTTAGATCTCAATCAACTGATTGCTCGTCAGCAAGAGATGACGCTGCATCTGCAAGACCTAGATCAGCTGTTATTCGATATTAAACGACTGCAGTTACAGGCAGAAGAAGCGGCAGTCACACAAGCTGAGCTGCAACAAGCCTATCAGGCACAATTACAGATCAGTGATCGCTGGCAGCAGTTGAGCGATCTGATTGGCTCAGCCAGTGGTGCTAAATTCCGCACCTTTGCGCAAAGCCTGACGTTGGAACAGTTGTTAGGGTTGGCTAACTTACATTTAGCTGAATTAGCCCCACGTTATCAGTTGCAGCGAGTGCCGGGCACTGATCTGGCGCTGCAAGTCATAGACCGAGACATGGGAGATGATATTCGCGCGGTAGAGTCATTGTCTGGTGGTGAAAGTTTTCTCGTGTCATTGGCGCTGGCTTTAGGCCTGTCATCATTGTCATCGCACGATACCCGAATTGAATCACTGTTTATTGATGAAGGCTTTGGCACACTCGACCCGGAAAGTCTGGATACGGCTATTGCCAGTCTGGATGCTTTACAAGCTGCGGGTAGACAAGTCGGTGTTATTTCACATGTGCAAACACTGGTGGAGCGGATTGGAGTGCAAATTAAAGTACAAAGTATGGGCGGTGGTGAAAGCAGAATTGTATTGCCTTGA
- the phoB gene encoding phosphate regulon transcriptional regulator PhoB, which produces MMSKRVLVVEDEAPIREMLCFMLEQRGFEAVEAADFSEAVALVKEPYPELILLDWMIPGGSGIQFIKLMKQEELTRNIPIVMLTARGEEEDKVRGLEVGADDYITKPFSPKELTARIKAVMRRSVPTATEDVIDVQGLRLDPVSHRVTANDLPLDMGPTEFRLLHFFMTHPERVYSREQLLNNVWGTNVYVEDRTVDVHIRRLRKVMATTGHEVLIQTVRGAGYRFSSRI; this is translated from the coding sequence ATCATGTCAAAGCGTGTTTTGGTTGTTGAGGATGAAGCGCCCATCCGCGAGATGTTGTGTTTCATGCTGGAACAACGTGGGTTTGAGGCTGTGGAAGCCGCTGATTTTTCTGAAGCTGTGGCGTTGGTGAAAGAGCCATATCCAGAGCTGATCCTGCTCGACTGGATGATCCCTGGTGGCAGTGGTATCCAATTCATTAAATTGATGAAACAGGAAGAACTGACACGAAATATTCCAATTGTCATGCTAACTGCGCGTGGCGAAGAAGAAGATAAAGTCCGCGGGCTGGAAGTAGGGGCGGATGACTACATTACTAAGCCTTTCTCTCCAAAAGAGCTGACCGCGCGGATCAAAGCCGTCATGCGCCGCTCTGTTCCAACCGCGACAGAAGACGTGATCGATGTACAAGGGTTACGCCTTGATCCGGTGTCCCACCGTGTAACCGCAAACGATCTGCCACTGGATATGGGGCCGACAGAATTCCGTTTGTTGCATTTCTTTATGACACACCCAGAACGGGTTTATAGCCGTGAACAGTTACTGAATAACGTATGGGGCACTAATGTGTACGTCGAAGATCGCACTGTTGATGTGCATATTCGTCGTCTGCGGAAGGTCATGGCGACGACTGGGCATGAAGTGTTAATTCAGACTGTGCGTGGTGCAGGTTATCGTTTTTCTTCCCGCATTTAA
- the phoR gene encoding phosphate regulon sensor histidine kinase PhoR — MQQPNYWISLAKKIVVLYTPLLLAGALLGDWRLGLIIALIYHIFWFYRYQKRLQDWLWNDRSLIPPQGPGTWELIFNGIYRLQQRHRMRRRELASVIRRFREGAEALPDAAVVCRNDGSIIWCNRLAGQCLGFRWPEDAGQNISNLIRYPAFVGFLQQKEFSEPLEMPSPINDDKVLEVRVMPYADDQFMLVVRDITRIRSVENMRKNFVANVSHELRTPLTVLKGYLEMLEEDLPPPARWKKMQQVMLEQTLRMDNLVDQLLTLSRIEVATDIDRTRVVDVPRMLLMLQHEAKALSGAMRHDLHFKIDEELRVHGDEDQLRSAMTNLVNNAIKYTPAGRKITVEWRRNGTKAHFSVTDEGDGIALEHLGRLTDRFYRVDRARSRQTGGSGLGLAIVKHALSHHDSALNIESALGKGSCFSFLIPESLVVKN, encoded by the coding sequence ATGCAACAACCCAATTACTGGATATCTCTGGCTAAAAAAATTGTCGTGTTATATACGCCACTTTTGTTAGCCGGCGCATTACTGGGTGACTGGCGATTAGGCCTTATTATTGCCTTGATCTACCACATTTTCTGGTTTTATCGCTATCAGAAACGTCTGCAAGATTGGTTGTGGAACGATCGCAGTTTGATCCCACCACAAGGGCCGGGGACGTGGGAACTGATCTTTAATGGTATCTATCGGTTACAGCAACGTCACCGTATGCGGCGTCGTGAGCTGGCCAGTGTGATCCGACGTTTCCGTGAAGGCGCCGAAGCATTACCGGATGCGGCAGTTGTGTGTCGGAATGATGGTTCTATCATTTGGTGTAATCGGTTAGCCGGGCAATGTCTGGGCTTTCGTTGGCCGGAAGATGCTGGGCAGAACATCAGCAATTTAATTCGTTATCCTGCTTTTGTTGGCTTTTTACAGCAAAAAGAGTTCAGTGAACCGCTGGAAATGCCATCGCCAATCAATGATGACAAAGTGCTGGAAGTGCGGGTAATGCCTTATGCCGACGATCAATTCATGTTGGTCGTGCGTGACATTACGCGAATACGAAGTGTCGAGAACATGCGCAAAAACTTTGTTGCCAATGTCTCGCACGAACTGCGTACGCCACTGACAGTCTTGAAAGGTTATCTGGAAATGCTGGAGGAAGATCTGCCCCCGCCGGCACGCTGGAAAAAAATGCAGCAGGTGATGCTTGAGCAAACCTTACGCATGGATAATCTGGTCGATCAGCTTTTAACCTTATCGCGAATTGAAGTCGCCACCGATATTGATCGCACCCGTGTGGTCGATGTGCCGAGAATGTTATTGATGTTGCAGCATGAAGCGAAAGCACTGAGCGGTGCCATGCGGCATGACTTGCACTTTAAAATTGATGAAGAACTCAGAGTGCATGGCGATGAAGATCAATTACGCAGTGCGATGACGAATCTGGTTAATAACGCGATCAAATACACCCCTGCTGGTCGCAAAATTACCGTGGAATGGCGTCGTAATGGCACCAAAGCGCATTTTTCGGTGACAGATGAAGGCGATGGTATTGCTCTGGAGCACTTGGGGCGACTGACAGATCGTTTTTATCGCGTCGATCGAGCGCGCTCACGACAGACAGGCGGTTCAGGCTTGGGGCTGGCGATCGTTAAGCATGCACTGAGTCATCACGACAGCGCCTTGAACATTGAAAGTGCGCTTGGCAAGGGCAGTTGCTTCAGCTTTTTGATCCCGGAAAGTCTGGTTGTTAAAAACTAA
- a CDS encoding phosphate ABC transporter substrate-binding protein PstS family protein, translated as MKLNKVVSVVGFAAASFLSSHVWAAGVDAAIPEYQKVSGISGNLSSVGSDTLANMMTLWAEEYKHIYPNVNIQIQAAGSATAPPALTEGTSQFGPMSRTMKEGEIEAFEKHYGYKPTAVPVAIDALAVFAHKDNPIKGLTMLQLDETFSSTMKCGGTQTTTKWSDLGLTGEWADKDIQLFGRNSVSGTYGYFKEHALCKGDFKNTVNEQPGSASVVQSVAASLNGLGYSGIGYKTSGVKAVPLSKDGGKTFIEASEENAISGAYPLSRYLFIYVNKAPNKPLDPMQKEFLKMVLSKTGQNIVEKDGYIPLPAKIVAKQLEVLSK; from the coding sequence ATGAAACTGAACAAAGTAGTTAGTGTAGTTGGTTTTGCAGCTGCCAGCTTCCTGTCAAGCCATGTATGGGCCGCAGGCGTAGATGCAGCAATCCCTGAATATCAGAAAGTAAGCGGTATCTCAGGTAACCTGTCTTCTGTTGGTTCAGATACACTGGCTAACATGATGACCCTGTGGGCTGAAGAATATAAACATATTTATCCAAACGTTAATATTCAAATTCAAGCGGCAGGTTCTGCAACTGCACCACCAGCACTGACTGAAGGTACTTCTCAGTTTGGCCCGATGAGCCGTACCATGAAAGAAGGCGAAATCGAAGCTTTCGAAAAACATTACGGTTATAAGCCAACAGCAGTACCAGTAGCTATCGACGCTTTAGCTGTGTTTGCACACAAAGATAACCCAATTAAAGGGTTAACTATGCTGCAGTTAGATGAAACTTTCTCCAGCACCATGAAATGTGGTGGTACTCAAACCACCACTAAATGGAGTGATTTGGGTCTGACTGGTGAGTGGGCCGATAAAGACATTCAATTGTTTGGTCGTAACTCAGTATCTGGTACTTACGGTTACTTCAAAGAACATGCGCTGTGTAAAGGTGACTTCAAAAACACCGTTAACGAACAGCCAGGTTCTGCTTCTGTAGTACAGTCAGTAGCCGCATCACTGAATGGTTTGGGTTACTCAGGCATTGGTTACAAAACATCAGGCGTGAAAGCAGTTCCGTTGTCTAAAGATGGTGGCAAAACCTTCATCGAAGCAAGCGAAGAAAATGCAATTTCAGGTGCATATCCACTGTCTCGTTACTTGTTTATCTACGTAAACAAGGCACCAAACAAGCCACTGGACCCAATGCAGAAAGAGTTCCTGAAAATGGTTCTGTCTAAAACTGGTCAGAACATCGTAGAGAAAGATGGTTACATCCCTCTGCCTGCGAAGATTGTTGCCAAGCAACTGGAAGTGTTAAGCAAATAA
- the tadA gene encoding tRNA adenosine(34) deaminase TadA codes for MSQAEQDIYWMHYAMQLAERAEQAGEVPVGAVLVLDNKVIGEGWNLSISRHDPCAHAEIMAIRQAGELIGNYRLLGATLYVTLEPCVMCAGAMIHSRIARVVYGASDLKTGAAGSVFDILSDPRHNHVVGITGGIAAETCSQQLSDFFRRRRAEKKAEKQRAKNQ; via the coding sequence ATGTCACAAGCAGAACAAGATATTTACTGGATGCACTACGCGATGCAACTGGCTGAACGTGCGGAACAAGCAGGGGAAGTGCCTGTGGGTGCCGTGTTGGTGTTAGACAATAAGGTGATAGGCGAGGGCTGGAATTTATCCATCAGTCGGCATGATCCCTGTGCGCATGCAGAAATCATGGCGATCCGGCAGGCTGGCGAATTGATCGGTAATTATCGGCTGCTTGGCGCTACGTTATATGTCACGTTAGAGCCTTGCGTGATGTGCGCCGGAGCGATGATCCACAGCCGTATCGCACGCGTCGTGTATGGTGCCAGTGATCTGAAAACCGGTGCTGCAGGCTCGGTTTTTGATATTTTGAGCGATCCCCGGCATAACCATGTGGTTGGAATTACAGGCGGAATCGCAGCAGAGACATGCAGCCAGCAGCTCAGTGATTTTTTCCGTCGCCGTCGGGCTGAGAAAAAAGCGGAAAAACAGCGCGCAAAAAATCAGTAG
- the ppx gene encoding exopolyphosphatase: MPNNMLAAIDLGSNSFHMMVARVVDGRLQVVDRLKERVRLAEGMDEFKNLSEEAMQRGLNCLALFAERMQSIHPDAIRITGTYTLRVAHNAQHFIERAKLLLGHPIEIISGLEEARLIYQGVSHTQHTQGRMLVIDIGGGSTELIIGEKYLPMALTSRKMGCVTFTKQFFSNGKLSEKNFNSAIFEALHQLEPILTQFTTLGWRQCLGSSGTIKTVKELLLAAGGDGQITLAGLEHLKQQMVQQKYIAELSLPELTDDRRPVIAAGVSILIALFQGLGIEHMDYSDGALREGILYEFASRQEQHDTREQTAKGLADMYHIDIPQAHRVKKTTLALFDAVCVDWQLSYEQMRPLISWAAALHEVGLVINFSAIQRHSSYILQNSDLPGFNQEEQQALASLVRFHRKAIKAYEFSPIPNYDDQAIWRCIRILRIAVALNHRRMDELLPHIGIRVIGDTMTLILPNHWCENNKLLMQNLEREQKYMKAMLWELVLEVVN, from the coding sequence ATGCCGAATAACATGCTTGCTGCGATCGATCTGGGTTCCAATAGTTTTCATATGATGGTTGCCCGTGTGGTTGATGGTCGCTTACAAGTTGTCGATCGGTTAAAAGAACGGGTTCGTCTGGCCGAAGGTATGGACGAATTCAAAAATCTGTCGGAAGAAGCCATGCAGCGCGGGCTTAATTGCTTGGCGCTGTTTGCTGAGCGTATGCAAAGCATCCACCCGGATGCGATTCGTATTACCGGCACCTATACCCTGCGTGTTGCTCATAACGCGCAACACTTCATTGAGCGCGCCAAGTTATTGCTCGGTCATCCCATCGAAATCATTTCTGGTTTGGAAGAAGCTCGTCTGATTTATCAGGGGGTTTCGCATACACAACATACGCAAGGTCGTATGTTGGTGATTGATATTGGTGGTGGTAGTACTGAACTGATCATTGGTGAAAAATATCTGCCGATGGCACTGACCAGCCGTAAAATGGGCTGTGTTACTTTTACCAAGCAATTTTTCAGTAATGGGAAATTGTCAGAAAAAAACTTCAACTCCGCTATCTTTGAAGCACTGCACCAGTTGGAACCGATCTTAACTCAATTTACCACGTTGGGTTGGCGCCAATGTCTGGGTAGCTCGGGTACCATCAAAACGGTGAAAGAGTTGCTACTGGCAGCTGGTGGCGATGGCCAAATTACACTGGCCGGGCTTGAACATCTGAAACAACAGATGGTTCAGCAAAAATATATCGCAGAACTGAGTTTACCTGAGCTGACTGACGATCGACGTCCAGTGATTGCAGCCGGCGTATCGATTTTGATCGCCCTGTTCCAAGGGTTGGGAATTGAACACATGGATTACTCTGACGGTGCATTACGTGAAGGGATCTTGTACGAATTTGCCTCGCGCCAAGAACAACATGATACCCGTGAACAGACTGCTAAAGGGCTGGCGGATATGTATCACATCGATATTCCGCAAGCGCATCGGGTTAAAAAAACAACCTTAGCCCTGTTCGATGCCGTCTGCGTTGACTGGCAGCTCTCATACGAACAAATGCGCCCATTAATCAGCTGGGCGGCTGCACTGCATGAAGTCGGGCTGGTGATCAACTTTTCTGCCATCCAACGTCACTCTTCTTACATTCTACAAAACTCTGATCTGCCAGGTTTTAACCAAGAAGAGCAACAAGCGCTGGCTTCGTTGGTGCGTTTCCATCGTAAAGCCATCAAAGCTTATGAGTTCAGCCCAATCCCTAACTATGATGATCAGGCCATCTGGCGTTGTATTCGGATATTACGTATTGCCGTGGCATTAAATCATCGCCGGATGGATGAACTACTGCCGCATATTGGTATTCGCGTCATTGGCGACACCATGACGCTGATCCTTCCTAATCACTGGTGTGAAAACAATAAGCTACTGATGCAAAATCTGGAACGCGAGCAAAAATACATGAAAGCCATGCTCTGGGAACTGGTGCTGGAAGTAGTCAATTAA
- the ppk1 gene encoding polyphosphate kinase 1, producing MNSDKLWLEKELSWLSFNSRVLQEAMDKSVPLIERVRFLGIFSNNQDEFFKVRVADVKRRVLIHKEHGGDPKAEDLLHVIQDRVMELGQIFDSTYHELMMALARHNIFLINEEQTSPEQQIWLRNFFKEKVLRHISPILLTSDSDPVSFLKDQYTYLAVKMKKEGKHGQYALIEVPTDHVPRFVPVPSDGNRGKKVLIILDNVIRFCLDDIFRGFFEYDTIAAYSVKMTRDAEFDLSSQMDLTLLEKTSEGLKQRLKALPVRFSYDREMPQAMVQFLTSKLEMSHYDSIMPGGRYHNFKDFIGFPNVGRTYLENYKLPALDCQDFERHQTVFQAITEQDILLHYPYHKFKYMTEILRQASFDPAVVSIKMNIYRVASQSRVIDSLIDAANNGKRVTVVVELQARFDEAANIKWANRLKDAGVKVLFGLDSLKVHSKLCLITRREGDEQVRYAHIGTGNFNEKTAKIYTDFSLFTRHPEIAAEVDNVFEFIEHPYRRIKFNHLLVSPINSRRYIYRLIDNELTNARAGLPAEITIKINNLVDTGMVQRLYAASQAGVKIRMIIRGMCSLVPGIPGISDNISIISIVDRYLEHPRIMVFHNNGNPKVFISSADWMTRNLDHRVEVGTPVYDERLKQRIIDLLEIQFNDTTKARVIDADQRNSYVPRGNRRKIRSQICIYEYLQRLELPTDAE from the coding sequence ATGAATAGTGACAAATTATGGCTTGAAAAAGAGCTGAGCTGGCTTTCATTTAATAGCCGTGTATTGCAGGAAGCAATGGATAAATCAGTGCCGCTAATTGAGCGGGTCCGCTTTCTCGGTATTTTCTCCAATAACCAAGATGAATTTTTTAAAGTCCGAGTTGCTGATGTAAAACGGCGCGTGCTGATCCATAAAGAACATGGCGGTGACCCAAAAGCCGAAGACTTGCTGCACGTGATCCAAGATCGGGTTATGGAACTGGGGCAAATCTTCGACAGCACCTACCATGAACTGATGATGGCGTTAGCGCGACACAATATCTTCCTCATCAATGAAGAACAAACCAGCCCCGAACAACAGATCTGGTTACGCAATTTCTTCAAAGAAAAAGTATTACGCCATATCAGCCCTATTTTACTCACCAGCGATAGCGACCCCGTTAGTTTTCTGAAAGACCAATACACCTACCTCGCGGTCAAGATGAAAAAAGAAGGCAAACACGGGCAATATGCGCTGATTGAAGTGCCTACCGATCACGTTCCGCGTTTTGTGCCTGTACCAAGCGATGGTAATCGTGGGAAAAAAGTCTTAATTATTCTGGATAACGTCATCCGTTTTTGTCTGGATGATATTTTCCGTGGCTTCTTTGAATATGACACCATTGCCGCTTATTCCGTCAAAATGACCCGTGATGCGGAATTTGACCTATCGTCGCAGATGGATTTAACCCTGCTGGAAAAAACCAGCGAAGGGTTAAAACAACGCCTCAAAGCACTGCCGGTTCGCTTCTCATATGATCGCGAAATGCCACAGGCGATGGTGCAATTTCTGACCAGCAAATTAGAAATGAGCCACTACGACTCAATCATGCCGGGTGGCCGTTATCATAACTTCAAAGATTTTATCGGCTTTCCGAATGTAGGCCGCACCTATCTGGAAAATTACAAACTGCCAGCGCTCGATTGCCAGGATTTTGAGCGGCATCAGACGGTATTCCAAGCGATCACCGAACAAGACATTCTGCTGCACTACCCTTATCACAAATTCAAATACATGACCGAGATCTTACGGCAGGCCTCTTTCGACCCGGCAGTTGTCTCAATCAAAATGAATATATACCGTGTTGCCAGTCAATCACGGGTCATCGACTCCCTGATTGATGCCGCCAACAACGGCAAACGCGTGACGGTCGTGGTAGAACTGCAGGCGCGCTTTGATGAAGCCGCCAACATCAAATGGGCAAACCGCCTGAAAGATGCGGGTGTGAAAGTATTGTTTGGTCTTGATAGCCTGAAAGTGCACTCCAAGTTGTGTCTGATAACGCGTCGCGAAGGTGATGAGCAAGTCCGTTATGCACATATTGGCACGGGTAACTTCAACGAAAAAACAGCGAAGATCTATACCGACTTCTCACTGTTTACCCGTCATCCGGAAATTGCAGCCGAAGTCGATAACGTATTTGAATTTATCGAGCACCCTTATCGTCGAATCAAATTCAATCACCTTCTGGTATCGCCGATCAATTCACGGCGTTATATCTACCGCTTGATCGACAATGAGTTAACTAATGCCCGAGCTGGCTTGCCGGCTGAAATTACTATCAAGATCAATAACCTAGTTGATACCGGCATGGTGCAGCGCTTATATGCAGCGAGTCAGGCAGGCGTGAAAATCCGCATGATCATCCGTGGTATGTGTTCACTGGTACCGGGCATTCCAGGCATCAGCGATAACATTTCTATTATTAGTATCGTTGACCGCTATCTGGAACATCCTCGCATCATGGTGTTCCACAATAATGGTAATCCGAAAGTGTTTATTTCATCCGCCGATTGGATGACACGGAATCTGGATCATCGTGTGGAAGTGGGTACGCCGGTTTATGATGAACGCTTAAAACAGCGGATAATAGATCTGCTGGAAATACAGTTTAATGACACCACGAAAGCGCGTGTGATTGATGCGGATCAACGGAACAGCTATGTTCCGCGCGGAAATCGTCGTAAAATTCGTTCACAAATCTGTATTTACGAATACCTGCAACGACTGGAGTTACCAACAGATGCCGAATAA